A genomic region of Mesorhizobium sp. NZP2077 contains the following coding sequences:
- a CDS encoding dihydrodipicolinate synthase family protein, whose amino-acid sequence MDIALPCEGGRSTRYALVGQPVQPEIGARFSRIAYAAAHVVADPHEMTDPWSRPVVDWDRTMAFRHHLWRLGFRIAEAMDTSQRGMGFDWANAKELIRRSIAEARTVPGADLASGAGTDHLAPASARTLHDVIAAYEEQFAFIEGQGGKAIMMASRALAELAKGPDDYASVYGRILSQASGKVILHWLGDMFDPALKGYWGSTDFETALDTVVAIIERHANKVEGIKISLLDAGKEVALRNRLPDGVVMFTGDDFNYPELIAGDGNRHSHALLGIFDAIAPVANAALARLAAGDQAGYDALIEPTVPLSRKIFEAPTEYYKAGIVFMAWLNGHQDHFTMVGGMQSARGIRHYAEIFRLADQAGLLADPELAISRMNSLCAVAGV is encoded by the coding sequence ATGGACATTGCCTTGCCTTGTGAGGGTGGCCGCAGCACCCGTTACGCGCTTGTCGGACAACCGGTGCAGCCCGAGATCGGCGCTCGGTTTTCGCGCATCGCCTATGCCGCCGCGCATGTCGTTGCCGATCCCCATGAAATGACCGATCCGTGGTCGCGGCCCGTCGTCGACTGGGACAGGACGATGGCGTTCCGCCATCATTTGTGGCGGCTCGGCTTCCGCATCGCCGAAGCGATGGACACGTCGCAGCGCGGCATGGGCTTCGACTGGGCCAATGCGAAGGAATTGATCCGCCGTTCGATCGCCGAGGCGCGAACGGTTCCGGGCGCCGATCTTGCCTCGGGCGCCGGGACCGACCATCTGGCGCCTGCGTCGGCGAGGACACTGCACGATGTGATTGCCGCCTATGAGGAGCAGTTCGCCTTCATCGAGGGGCAGGGCGGCAAGGCGATCATGATGGCCAGCCGCGCACTGGCTGAACTGGCGAAGGGCCCGGACGACTACGCCTCCGTCTATGGCCGCATTCTCAGCCAGGCCTCCGGCAAGGTCATCCTGCATTGGCTGGGCGACATGTTCGACCCGGCCTTGAAGGGCTATTGGGGTAGCACCGATTTCGAGACCGCGCTCGATACGGTGGTCGCCATCATCGAGCGCCACGCAAACAAGGTCGAAGGCATAAAGATATCGTTACTCGATGCCGGCAAGGAAGTCGCGCTCCGCAACCGGCTGCCGGACGGTGTCGTGATGTTCACGGGCGACGACTTCAACTATCCCGAGCTGATCGCCGGAGACGGCAACAGGCATTCGCACGCGCTGCTTGGCATTTTCGACGCCATCGCGCCGGTCGCCAACGCCGCCCTGGCCAGGCTCGCCGCGGGCGATCAGGCCGGCTATGACGCGCTGATAGAGCCGACGGTGCCGCTGTCGCGAAAAATCTTCGAGGCGCCGACCGAATATTACAAGGCCGGCATCGTCTTCATGGCCTGGCTGAACGGCCATCAGGACCACTTTACGATGGTCGGCGGCATGCAGTCGGCGCGCGGCATCCGCCACTATGCCGAGATCTTTCGCCTTGCCGACCAGGCAGGTCTCCTGGCCGATCCCGAGCTTGCCATATCGCGGATGAACAGCCTGTGCGCTGTCGCAGGCGTCTGA